The following coding sequences lie in one Spirosoma sp. KUDC1026 genomic window:
- a CDS encoding putative LPS assembly protein LptD gives MRLSFCLIWLLCALNVLGQSNSTRKPSGQQTVPASQTATVSTPRKDSLPASSTNPASSVTEESDLERQLNRRYSRPNRLGPSPSRPESISPRFAKPVRKDTNSTRQVQSIPVQRDPGKVNTTVKPPQVTAGTSSTVITPTESRTVTAPKATPVPITVPVQARPQAVSATPTNTRIAPPPTTTPAQITAQPQSATVTPAGSRTVSPAKTGVTPPRSTTPAQVTPQPTAKPTSATVTPAGSRTVTPAQTGPIPAQGSAPVQAKPLPQEPGKGGIPPATVPAQRVPDAPSGAPSGNSPAMTTPAGNPASGSAPASATTTAPASQTTTPPQRVLQPGIVSPNIVQPQSRTALSSDTLRVTAKDSAAADSANSADAFKTTVKYQAKDSTIYAADGQTVELFGDASVIYGDISLKADYIRLNYLTNEVYARGRFDSTQNKLIGRPVFQDGEGKYDSKEIRYNFKSKKGKIQGVITQQGEGNIRGQNVKKDDEDNLYIGKAIYTTCNLATPHFHINASKLKVIHNKQVVAGPFNLVINQIPLPLGLPFGFFPFPKRKEIGVSGILMPQYGEEPNGRGYYLRDGGYYWAVNENLGLQFKGQIYSRGSWGVGVSSAYNKRYTYSGGVNLQFARNRTGDPVDVTPARNDFSFTWSHTPVPRGRGSFSANVNVSSNSYNQINAYTGTNAYISNVAGSSVQYSRTLGQYARAGANLRVNQQFGQLDPVTNRRVNGKTDVSSDFNFGLNQIAPFALRGGSGRWYESFRFGLDVSGSITVNNTIRTQVDTSGLGFPVITRLAATNPVKRAQDSADRAIALRTGQILQDPTLILFNRDNLGKLWENRLVQARYSIPITLPNIKLLRYINVTPGFSLQGNIYTKKLNYVYVPGRNGARDSVRADTAKGFFPSYNFAVNASVNTRFYGTYQIRGKRIDAIRHTVAPSISFSYVPDFTNPAFGQFAVIEGPPGSQINNLPLYRRTLSVFRGLNGTGSSGTSTQAAFVSFGIVNQLEMRVRTRNDSTGNDFKKVPIFDNISLNGSYNFLAPEYKLSPITVSANTQIFKNISFNFSSTFDPYAQVAYGGTGVYELETYTNTSSTFTPTPLTYSPAILRVIDYTGQQYARVNRFAYTEGQGIARLTNLQAYLSARFAPKQSQKPKTSNNATDATMKAINNNPELYVDFNIPWSFNVSYTFGLNKLTPEVSQVLQALTLTGDLSLTPKWKITISTGYDFQFKSPTLTTIGINRDLHCWEMAFNWTPYSGSNIRSGNYSFDLRARSSILQELKLSRRRSFYDTGGFYGR, from the coding sequence ATGCGTCTTTCTTTTTGCCTTATCTGGCTCCTCTGCGCACTCAACGTACTGGGACAGAGCAACTCAACGCGTAAACCATCTGGTCAACAGACGGTTCCGGCTTCACAGACTGCCACAGTTTCTACGCCCAGGAAGGATTCATTACCAGCTTCGTCAACTAATCCCGCCAGCAGCGTAACCGAAGAGAGCGATCTGGAACGCCAGCTCAACCGCCGGTATTCGCGCCCGAACCGACTTGGTCCCAGCCCGAGCCGCCCGGAATCTATTTCACCCAGATTTGCCAAACCGGTCAGAAAAGATACAAACTCTACTCGTCAGGTCCAGTCCATTCCAGTCCAACGAGATCCGGGTAAGGTAAACACGACGGTCAAACCACCCCAAGTCACGGCCGGAACATCGTCGACGGTCATAACGCCAACTGAATCACGGACAGTAACAGCGCCCAAAGCTACGCCCGTGCCAATTACCGTGCCTGTTCAGGCAAGGCCGCAGGCAGTAAGCGCCACACCTACTAACACTCGTATTGCTCCCCCCCCGACGACAACACCCGCTCAGATAACGGCTCAGCCCCAATCAGCAACGGTAACGCCGGCGGGTTCACGAACCGTATCTCCAGCTAAAACGGGGGTTACACCGCCCCGAAGTACAACACCCGCTCAGGTAACCCCTCAACCAACAGCAAAACCGACGTCGGCAACAGTAACGCCGGCGGGTTCACGTACGGTCACGCCCGCCCAAACAGGACCTATTCCGGCGCAGGGCAGCGCACCGGTTCAGGCAAAACCGCTCCCGCAGGAGCCGGGTAAAGGGGGAATTCCACCCGCTACGGTACCAGCACAGCGCGTTCCGGACGCGCCGTCAGGAGCGCCATCCGGCAATTCGCCGGCTATGACGACCCCCGCGGGTAACCCGGCGTCGGGCAGCGCGCCGGCTAGTGCGACCACGACTGCACCAGCTTCGCAGACGACGACACCTCCACAGCGCGTCCTACAGCCGGGCATCGTTTCACCAAATATTGTTCAGCCACAGAGCCGGACCGCACTGAGCAGCGATACGTTACGGGTAACCGCGAAAGATTCGGCCGCTGCCGATTCGGCGAACTCGGCTGATGCGTTCAAAACGACAGTCAAGTATCAGGCAAAGGATTCAACCATTTACGCGGCCGACGGGCAGACCGTTGAGCTGTTCGGGGATGCCAGCGTCATCTACGGCGACATCTCCCTCAAAGCCGACTACATCCGGCTCAACTACCTCACCAATGAGGTTTATGCCCGTGGCCGCTTCGACTCTACGCAGAATAAGCTGATTGGCCGCCCTGTTTTTCAGGATGGCGAGGGGAAATACGACTCCAAGGAGATTCGCTATAACTTCAAATCGAAGAAAGGCAAGATTCAGGGCGTTATCACGCAGCAGGGGGAGGGAAATATCAGGGGGCAGAACGTCAAGAAAGACGACGAGGATAATCTCTACATCGGGAAAGCCATTTACACAACCTGTAACCTGGCGACTCCCCACTTCCACATCAATGCCAGCAAACTGAAAGTCATCCACAATAAACAGGTCGTTGCCGGGCCGTTTAACCTGGTCATCAACCAGATTCCGTTACCACTGGGATTGCCCTTTGGTTTTTTCCCATTTCCGAAACGGAAAGAGATTGGCGTGTCGGGAATTCTCATGCCGCAGTACGGTGAAGAGCCAAACGGACGTGGGTACTACCTGCGCGATGGCGGATATTACTGGGCGGTCAATGAAAACCTTGGTCTTCAGTTTAAGGGACAGATTTATTCCCGCGGCAGCTGGGGCGTAGGCGTATCATCGGCCTACAATAAACGGTACACATACAGCGGGGGCGTCAACCTGCAGTTTGCCCGCAACCGCACTGGTGACCCTGTCGACGTAACGCCGGCCCGTAACGATTTCTCCTTCACCTGGTCGCATACGCCGGTGCCGCGGGGACGGGGAAGTTTTTCCGCCAACGTAAACGTCAGCAGTAACAGCTATAATCAGATCAACGCTTATACCGGCACCAATGCTTATATTTCCAACGTAGCGGGATCGTCGGTTCAGTACAGCCGGACGCTTGGTCAATACGCCCGGGCAGGAGCTAATTTGCGCGTTAACCAGCAATTCGGGCAGTTGGATCCGGTTACAAACCGACGTGTGAACGGCAAAACGGACGTTTCGTCAGACTTCAACTTTGGTCTGAACCAGATAGCACCGTTCGCACTACGGGGTGGTTCGGGGCGCTGGTACGAAAGCTTCCGCTTTGGCCTGGACGTGAGCGGCTCGATTACGGTTAACAACACCATCCGGACGCAGGTGGACACAAGTGGACTGGGATTCCCGGTCATTACCCGACTAGCAGCGACTAACCCTGTCAAGCGGGCGCAGGACAGTGCAGATCGTGCCATAGCGCTTCGAACAGGTCAGATTCTTCAGGATCCAACGCTTATTCTGTTTAATCGGGACAACCTGGGTAAGCTCTGGGAAAACCGGCTGGTACAGGCGCGCTACAGCATTCCGATTACGCTGCCCAACATAAAACTGCTGCGATACATCAACGTTACGCCAGGTTTCTCGCTGCAGGGGAATATTTACACCAAGAAACTAAATTATGTGTACGTTCCTGGCCGCAACGGTGCGCGTGATTCCGTACGTGCCGACACGGCAAAAGGGTTTTTCCCTTCCTATAACTTCGCCGTTAATGCCAGTGTGAACACGCGTTTTTACGGCACGTATCAAATTAGGGGAAAACGGATCGATGCTATTCGCCATACGGTAGCGCCATCGATTTCATTCAGCTACGTACCCGATTTCACTAATCCGGCGTTTGGTCAGTTTGCAGTAATTGAGGGACCTCCGGGTTCTCAGATCAATAATCTTCCTCTTTATCGTCGTACGCTCTCTGTGTTTCGGGGCTTAAACGGTACGGGAAGCAGCGGCACCAGTACCCAGGCGGCCTTTGTCTCCTTCGGTATCGTAAACCAGCTGGAAATGAGAGTCCGAACCCGTAATGACTCGACGGGTAATGACTTCAAGAAGGTTCCGATCTTTGACAACATCAGCCTGAATGGTAGTTACAACTTCCTGGCCCCGGAGTATAAACTATCGCCAATTACGGTAAGCGCGAATACCCAGATTTTCAAGAACATCAGCTTTAACTTTTCATCGACATTCGACCCTTATGCTCAGGTAGCTTACGGAGGCACAGGCGTCTATGAGCTGGAAACGTATACTAACACTAGCTCTACGTTTACGCCTACGCCATTGACGTACTCCCCTGCGATTTTACGTGTCATTGATTATACAGGTCAGCAGTACGCTCGGGTTAATCGATTTGCCTACACCGAAGGCCAGGGAATTGCCCGATTGACTAATTTACAGGCATATCTGAGCGCCCGATTCGCTCCCAAACAGTCGCAGAAGCCCAAGACGAGCAATAACGCGACGGACGCCACGATGAAAGCAATCAATAATAACCCTGAGTTGTACGTTGATTTCAACATCCCCTGGTCGTTCAACGTTAGTTATACGTTCGGCTTGAACAAACTGACGCCGGAAGTATCACAGGTCCTTCAGGCACTGACACTAACCGGCGATCTGAGCTTGACACCGAAGTGGAAAATAACGATTAGTACGGGTTATGACTTCCAGTTCAAGAGCCCGACGCTGACAACCATCGGCATCAACCGCGATCTGCACTGCTGGGAAATGGCTTTCAACTGGACGCCCTACTCCGGCAGCAACATCCGTTCGGGAAACTACTCGTTCGATCTGCGGGCCCGCTCGTCGATTCTACAGGAGCTTAAGCTCAGCCGTCGTCGGAGTTTCTACGATACCGGCGGTTTCTACGGACGCTAA